The bacterium HR11 DNA window CCTGCCCCGATGGCCGATGACGAACGTGGTCGCCGGCATCAGCATGGGCTTTCTGCGGGACCAGCTCTTTGTCGACCTCAACTACTTCGAGGACAGTCAGGCCGACGTGGACATCAACGTCGTGATGACGGCCGCCGGCCACCTCGTCGAGCTTCAGGTCCTGGGCGAGCACGGTACCCTGCCGCCTTCCTCGGTCGGCACCGTGCTGAGTACGGCGTGGACGGCCCTGCGGCCCATCTTTCAGCTTCAATATGAGGCCGTCGCTCCCCATCTGCGGCCCGACCACCTGGCCCAGGTCCGGTCTCGGCTCCAGCTCCCGGAAAGCCTGCCGTGATGGGGCCGGGGGGTCGGGAATTCGGCAGATGGGCAGGTGGGCAGATGGGCAGATGGGCAGGTAGGCAGTGGGAATGGGGAATTCGGAATGGAAATCCGGGCCCCGCTCGCTAAAGCGGGGTCCTTCCCCTATCCCAACCCCGCTCGTCCGAGCGGGGTCGCGGGCCGTTCGGCCGTTCGGGAATTCGGGAATGGGGCAGATAAGCGGATGGGCCGGGGGGCCGGGGGATACGGGATGTTACCGTCCGCCGGACTCCCGAGCTCCCGAATTCCCGGACTGCCGAATCCCCGAACGCCCCAGCCGCCGAATCGCCCATGAAGCGCCTCTGCATCGGCGTTGCGACCCGCAATCCCCATAAGGTCCGGGAAATCCGGTACTTCCTGGAGACGGCCGGTCTGGCCGTCGAGGTCCGGTCCGGCCTGGACCTGGACGTCCCCGAGCCGGAGGAGCACGGGGCGACCTTCCTGGAGAACGCCCGTCAGAAGGCCCTGTACTACGCGCCCCTCCTCGGGTGTCCGACTCTGGCCGACGACTCGGGCCTCGTCGTGGAGGCCCTGCACGGCTTCCCCGGCGTCCACAGCGCCCGCTGGGGCCGTGACACGATGACCCAGGCCGAAAAGAACCAGTGGATCATCGAGCGACTCCGAGGCCTTCCGCCGGAGCGGCGCCGGGCCTGGTTCGTCTGTGCCCTGGCCTTTGCCGAGGCCGACCGCATTCTGTGGGAAACGGAAGTCCGCGTCGAGGGCCAGATCGCGGAAGCCCCCCGCGGGTCCGGCGGATTCGGCTACGACCCCATCTTCCTGTACCTGCCCCTGGGGAAGACCTTCGCCGAGCTGACCGTCGAGGAGAAAAACGCCGTCAGCCACCGGGGCCGCGCCCTCCGGGCCTGGCTGGAGTTTTTACAAGCCATCTCATAAAAGGTGCCTGGAAGCGCTTATATCAATCCGACCATAGACCACAGACCATAGACTCCA harbors:
- the rdgB gene encoding dITP/XTP pyrophosphatase, encoding MKRLCIGVATRNPHKVREIRYFLETAGLAVEVRSGLDLDVPEPEEHGATFLENARQKALYYAPLLGCPTLADDSGLVVEALHGFPGVHSARWGRDTMTQAEKNQWIIERLRGLPPERRRAWFVCALAFAEADRILWETEVRVEGQIAEAPRGSGGFGYDPIFLYLPLGKTFAELTVEEKNAVSHRGRALRAWLEFLQAIS